One Malaclemys terrapin pileata isolate rMalTer1 chromosome 21, rMalTer1.hap1, whole genome shotgun sequence DNA window includes the following coding sequences:
- the CREB3L4 gene encoding cyclic AMP-responsive element-binding protein 3-like protein 4 isoform X2, with protein MEEPGSPALQAVLFEPFPTSTIPSPDPPFALSEQAPALEKGFEEWAVSGGSGLNDSEPEDFLNVLIDPNEVYSPGSNSGISDEPSSASPQPSEGAPAAFCDQSAPLHSDVVSIQLGDWSSPLLIPDACIVNELPSAPPSALARPGTVPMVVSAGDMQAAVALLQFPDLFLTDEEKRLLSQEGVSLPRNLPLTKAEERLLKKVRRKIRNKQSAQDSRRRKKEYVDGLENRVAACSAQNQQLQKKVQELEKHNLSLLGQLRKLQALIKPTSSKAAQTSTCVLILIFSLGLIIFPSYSPLRRGARGSQDGYQPTGVISRNILNQGEFSELAEAPGTQEPLTPEPEPPVGEQLGPEAAAEDGVEGADGSQKKGTNTSAQTQLEQPVAPMGLPQGNGPGASRDAANWRSCRMCWRNCRARGFPPGRRNITKSPSAPSARPVP; from the exons aTGGAGGAGCCCGGCAGCCCCGCACTCCAGGCTGTTCTCTTCGAGCCGTTCCCCACCAGCACCATACCGAGCCCAGATCCCCCCTTCGCCCTCTCAGAGCAGGCTCCCGCCCTGGAGAAGGGCTTTGAGGAGTGGGCCGTCAGCGGGGGCAGC GGGCTGAACGACAGTGAGCCCGAGGACTTCCTCAACGTGCTCATCGACCCCAACGAGGTGTACAGCCCGGGCAGCAACAGTGGCATCTCGGACGAGCCCAGCtcggccagcccccagcccagcgagGGGGCCCCCGCCGCCTTCTGTGACCAGAGCGCCCCCCTCCACAGCGACGTGGTCTCCATCCAGCTGG GTGACTGGTCGTCCCCTCTGCTGATCCCCGACGCCTGCATCGTGAATGAGCTGCCGTCTGCACCCCCGTCcgccctggccaggcctggcaccGTGCCCATGGTGGTGAGCGCTGGGGACATGCAGGCAGCTGTGGCCCTG ctgcagttcccggATCTGTTCCTGACGGACGAGGAGAAGCGGCTGCTCTCGCAAGAGGGGGTGTCCCTGCCCCGTAACCTGCCCCTCACCAAG GCCGAGGAGCGGCTCCTGAAGAAGGTGCGGAGGAAGATCCGGAACAAGCAGTCGGCCCAGGACAGCCGGCGGCGGAAGAAGGAATACGTCGACGGGCTGGAGAACCG GGTGGCAGCATGTTCAGCCCAGaaccagcagctgcagaagaaggtgcagGAGCTGGAGAAACACAATTT GTCCCTGCTGGGCCAGCTGCGAAAGCTGCAAGCGCTGATCAAACCCACGTCCAGCAAGGCAGCACAGACCAGCACCTGCGTCCTG ATCCTGATCTTCTCCCTGGGACTCATCATCTTCCCCAGCTACAGCCCCCTGCGCAGGGGGGCGCGGGGCAGCCAGGACGGCTACCAGCCCACCGGAG tgaTCTCCAGGAACATCCTGAACCAGGGGGAGTTCTCAGAACTGGCCGAAGCCCCCGGCACCCAGGAGCCACTGACCCCAGAGCCTGAACCACCcgtgggggagcagctggggcctGAGGCCGCGGCGGAGGatggagtggaaggggcagacGGGAGCCAGAAGAAGGGCACAAACACGTCCGCTCAGACCCAGCTGGAGCAGCCGGTGGCTCCcatggggctgccccaggggaaCGGACCCGGAGCCAGCAGGGACGCAGCTAA CTGGAGGAGCTGCAGGATGTGCTGGAGAAACTGCAGAGCAAGAGGATTTCCACCTGGGAGAAGAAACATAACCAAGTCCCCAAG TGCTCCATCGGCCAGGCCTGTGCCGTGA
- the CREB3L4 gene encoding cyclic AMP-responsive element-binding protein 3-like protein 4 isoform X3, with the protein MEEPGSPALQAVLFEPFPTSTIPSPDPPFALSEQAPALEKGFEEWAVSGGSGLNDSEPEDFLNVLIDPNEVYSPGSNSGISDEPSSASPQPSEGAPAAFCDQSAPLHSDVVSIQLGDWSSPLLIPDACIVNELPSAPPSALARPGTVPMVQLQFPDLFLTDEEKRLLSQEGVSLPRNLPLTKAEERLLKKVRRKIRNKQSAQDSRRRKKEYVDGLENRVAACSAQNQQLQKKVQELEKHNLSLLGQLRKLQALIKPTSSKAAQTSTCVLILIFSLGLIIFPSYSPLRRGARGSQDGYQPTGVISRNILNQGEFSELAEAPGTQEPLTPEPEPPVGEQLGPEAAAEDGVEGADGSQKKGTNTSAQTQLEQPVAPMGLPQGNGPGASRDAANWRSCRMCWRNCRARGFPPGRRNITKSPSAPSARPVP; encoded by the exons aTGGAGGAGCCCGGCAGCCCCGCACTCCAGGCTGTTCTCTTCGAGCCGTTCCCCACCAGCACCATACCGAGCCCAGATCCCCCCTTCGCCCTCTCAGAGCAGGCTCCCGCCCTGGAGAAGGGCTTTGAGGAGTGGGCCGTCAGCGGGGGCAGC GGGCTGAACGACAGTGAGCCCGAGGACTTCCTCAACGTGCTCATCGACCCCAACGAGGTGTACAGCCCGGGCAGCAACAGTGGCATCTCGGACGAGCCCAGCtcggccagcccccagcccagcgagGGGGCCCCCGCCGCCTTCTGTGACCAGAGCGCCCCCCTCCACAGCGACGTGGTCTCCATCCAGCTGG GTGACTGGTCGTCCCCTCTGCTGATCCCCGACGCCTGCATCGTGAATGAGCTGCCGTCTGCACCCCCGTCcgccctggccaggcctggcaccGTGCCCATGGTG cagctgcagttcccggATCTGTTCCTGACGGACGAGGAGAAGCGGCTGCTCTCGCAAGAGGGGGTGTCCCTGCCCCGTAACCTGCCCCTCACCAAG GCCGAGGAGCGGCTCCTGAAGAAGGTGCGGAGGAAGATCCGGAACAAGCAGTCGGCCCAGGACAGCCGGCGGCGGAAGAAGGAATACGTCGACGGGCTGGAGAACCG GGTGGCAGCATGTTCAGCCCAGaaccagcagctgcagaagaaggtgcagGAGCTGGAGAAACACAATTT GTCCCTGCTGGGCCAGCTGCGAAAGCTGCAAGCGCTGATCAAACCCACGTCCAGCAAGGCAGCACAGACCAGCACCTGCGTCCTG ATCCTGATCTTCTCCCTGGGACTCATCATCTTCCCCAGCTACAGCCCCCTGCGCAGGGGGGCGCGGGGCAGCCAGGACGGCTACCAGCCCACCGGAG tgaTCTCCAGGAACATCCTGAACCAGGGGGAGTTCTCAGAACTGGCCGAAGCCCCCGGCACCCAGGAGCCACTGACCCCAGAGCCTGAACCACCcgtgggggagcagctggggcctGAGGCCGCGGCGGAGGatggagtggaaggggcagacGGGAGCCAGAAGAAGGGCACAAACACGTCCGCTCAGACCCAGCTGGAGCAGCCGGTGGCTCCcatggggctgccccaggggaaCGGACCCGGAGCCAGCAGGGACGCAGCTAA CTGGAGGAGCTGCAGGATGTGCTGGAGAAACTGCAGAGCAAGAGGATTTCCACCTGGGAGAAGAAACATAACCAAGTCCCCAAG TGCTCCATCGGCCAGGCCTGTGCCGTGA
- the CREB3L4 gene encoding cyclic AMP-responsive element-binding protein 3-like protein 4 isoform X5, whose translation MEEPGSPALQAVLFEPFPTSTIPSPDPPFALSEQAPALEKGFEEWAVSGGSGLNDSEPEDFLNVLIDPNEVYSPGSNSGISDEPSSASPQPSEGAPAAFCDQSAPLHSDVVSIQLGDWSSPLLIPDACIVNELPSAPPSALARPGTVPMVVSAGDMQAAVALQLQFPDLFLTDEEKRLLSQEGVSLPRNLPLTKAEERLLKKVRRKIRNKQSAQDSRRRKKEYVDGLENRVAACSAQNQQLQKKVQELEKHNLSLLGQLRKLQALIKPTSSKAAQTSTCVLILIFSLGLIIFPSYSPLRRGARGSQDGYQPTGVISRNILNQGEFSELAEAPGTQEPLTPEPEPPVGEQLGPEAAAEDGVEGADGSQKKGTNTSAQTQLEQPVAPMGLPQGNGPGASRDAAKSVHADEM comes from the exons aTGGAGGAGCCCGGCAGCCCCGCACTCCAGGCTGTTCTCTTCGAGCCGTTCCCCACCAGCACCATACCGAGCCCAGATCCCCCCTTCGCCCTCTCAGAGCAGGCTCCCGCCCTGGAGAAGGGCTTTGAGGAGTGGGCCGTCAGCGGGGGCAGC GGGCTGAACGACAGTGAGCCCGAGGACTTCCTCAACGTGCTCATCGACCCCAACGAGGTGTACAGCCCGGGCAGCAACAGTGGCATCTCGGACGAGCCCAGCtcggccagcccccagcccagcgagGGGGCCCCCGCCGCCTTCTGTGACCAGAGCGCCCCCCTCCACAGCGACGTGGTCTCCATCCAGCTGG GTGACTGGTCGTCCCCTCTGCTGATCCCCGACGCCTGCATCGTGAATGAGCTGCCGTCTGCACCCCCGTCcgccctggccaggcctggcaccGTGCCCATGGTGGTGAGCGCTGGGGACATGCAGGCAGCTGTGGCCCTG cagctgcagttcccggATCTGTTCCTGACGGACGAGGAGAAGCGGCTGCTCTCGCAAGAGGGGGTGTCCCTGCCCCGTAACCTGCCCCTCACCAAG GCCGAGGAGCGGCTCCTGAAGAAGGTGCGGAGGAAGATCCGGAACAAGCAGTCGGCCCAGGACAGCCGGCGGCGGAAGAAGGAATACGTCGACGGGCTGGAGAACCG GGTGGCAGCATGTTCAGCCCAGaaccagcagctgcagaagaaggtgcagGAGCTGGAGAAACACAATTT GTCCCTGCTGGGCCAGCTGCGAAAGCTGCAAGCGCTGATCAAACCCACGTCCAGCAAGGCAGCACAGACCAGCACCTGCGTCCTG ATCCTGATCTTCTCCCTGGGACTCATCATCTTCCCCAGCTACAGCCCCCTGCGCAGGGGGGCGCGGGGCAGCCAGGACGGCTACCAGCCCACCGGAG tgaTCTCCAGGAACATCCTGAACCAGGGGGAGTTCTCAGAACTGGCCGAAGCCCCCGGCACCCAGGAGCCACTGACCCCAGAGCCTGAACCACCcgtgggggagcagctggggcctGAGGCCGCGGCGGAGGatggagtggaaggggcagacGGGAGCCAGAAGAAGGGCACAAACACGTCCGCTCAGACCCAGCTGGAGCAGCCGGTGGCTCCcatggggctgccccaggggaaCGGACCCGGAGCCAGCAGGGACGCAGCTAAGTCAGTCCATGCCGACGAGatgtga
- the SLC39A1 gene encoding zinc transporter ZIP1 isoform X1, protein MPPPPLALHLGLGWFSTGGGRVRPPPPPPSLCLCCRPRAAKNLPLLALRGPPDSPGLLVAADPACPAWLLSGFAHGTSRSLALRGRVFLEAQHVISGRGEVPGSGARADAARGGHSPRFRRQAETPAGPCAPPEGNTGSRRGLSSRSGAMAEWPGPRADPEQMIWSPGSSMAALRSPTGLEVKLGSLVTLLLLTILCGLAPLCVFRPHGSGAGSLDTRRKVLSLVSCFAGGVFLATCLLDLVPDYLASINEALASLRVTLQFPLQEFILAMGFFLVLVMEQIVLAYKDQSGSLEETRALLGASAQDSTVQSQHWQEGPLRPAWGSAQERPHVHVDFNAHSAIRSFILVFSLSLHSVFEGLAVGLQQASAKVLEICLALLIHKCVIAFSLSLKLLQGRLRPRAVVGCLLLFALMSPLGIGLGVALTETSGALHQLSRSVLEGLATGTFIYITFMEILPHELGSSEQRILKVILLLAGFALVTSILFIKI, encoded by the exons atgcccccacccccgcttgctCTCCATCTGGGTCTGGGTTGGTTTTctacaggtggggggagggtacgccccccaccccccccgcccagtcTGTGTTTGTGCTGCCGGCCCAGGGCTGCTAAAAACCTGCCCCTCCTGGCCTTGCGGGGGCCCCCTGACAGCCCGGGGCTCTTGGTAGCAGCTGACCCAGCCTGTCCAGCATGGCTGCTCTCCGGGTTCGCCCACGGGACCAGCCGGTCGCTCGCTCTCCGGGGACGGGTATTTTTAGAAGCGCAGCATGTGATCTCTGGAAGAGGCGAAGTTCCGGGCAGTGGAGCCAG GGCAGACGCTGCTCGCGGAGGACACTCCCCTCGCTTTCGGAGGCAGGCCGAGACTCCTGCCGGGCCGTGCGCCCCCCCCGAGGGGAACACAGGGAGCAGGAGAGGCCTTTCCAGCCGCTCCGGGGCCATGGCTGAGTGGCCGGGGCCCAGGGCCGACCCCGAGCAGATGAtctggagccctggctccagcatgGCTGCACTCCGGTCCCCCACGGGCTTGGAGGTGAAGCTGGGCTCCCTGGTgacgctgctgctgctgaccaTCTTGTGCGGCCTAGCTCCACTCTGCGTCTTCCGGCCACACGGGAGCGGGGCCGGTTCGTTGG acaCGCGCAGAAAGGTCCTGAGCTTGGTGAGTTGCTTTGCGGGTGGTGTGTTCCTAGCGACCTGCCTCCTCGATCTGGTCCCCGACTACCTGGCGAGCATCAACGAAGCGCTGGCGTCCCTGAGAGTCACG CTCCAGTTCCCCCTGCAGGAGTTCATCCTGGCCATGGGCTTCTTCCTGGTGCTGGTGATGGAACAGATTGTGCTGGCCTACAAGGACCAGTCTGGCTCCCTAGAGGAGACGCGGGCTCTACTGGGGGCCTCGGCCCAGGACAGCACCGTGCAGTCCCAGCACTGGCAGGAGGGGCCCCTGCGCCCCGCCTGGGGCTCTGCCCAGGAGCGCCCCCACGTGCACGTTGACTTCAATGCGCACTCGGCCATCCGTTCCTTCATCCTGGTCTTCTCGCTCTCGCTGCACTCCGTCTTCGAGGGGCTGGCcgtggggctgcagcaggccagcgCCAAGGTGCTGGAGATCTGCCTGGCCCTGCTCATCCACAAGTGCGTCATCGCCTTCAGCCTCTCGCTCAAGCTGCTGCAGGGCCGGCTGCGCCCCCGGGCCGTGGTCGGCTGCCTGCTGCTCTTCGCCCTCATGTCCCCGCTGGGGATCGGCCTGGGGGTGGCCCTGACGGAGACCTCGGGCGCCCTGCACCAGCTCTCCCGCAGTGTGCTGGAGGGGCTGGCCACCGGCACCTTCATCTACATCACCTTCATGGAGATCCTGCCGCACGAGCTTGGCTCCTCCGAGCAGCGGATCCTCAAGGTCATCCTGCTCCTCGCCGGCTTCGCCCTGGTCACCAGCATCCTCTTCATCAAGATCTGA
- the CREB3L4 gene encoding cyclic AMP-responsive element-binding protein 3-like protein 4 isoform X1 codes for MEEPGSPALQAVLFEPFPTSTIPSPDPPFALSEQAPALEKGFEEWAVSGGSGLNDSEPEDFLNVLIDPNEVYSPGSNSGISDEPSSASPQPSEGAPAAFCDQSAPLHSDVVSIQLGDWSSPLLIPDACIVNELPSAPPSALARPGTVPMVVSAGDMQAAVALQLQFPDLFLTDEEKRLLSQEGVSLPRNLPLTKAEERLLKKVRRKIRNKQSAQDSRRRKKEYVDGLENRVAACSAQNQQLQKKVQELEKHNLSLLGQLRKLQALIKPTSSKAAQTSTCVLILIFSLGLIIFPSYSPLRRGARGSQDGYQPTGVISRNILNQGEFSELAEAPGTQEPLTPEPEPPVGEQLGPEAAAEDGVEGADGSQKKGTNTSAQTQLEQPVAPMGLPQGNGPGASRDAANWRSCRMCWRNCRARGFPPGRRNITKSPSAPSARPVP; via the exons aTGGAGGAGCCCGGCAGCCCCGCACTCCAGGCTGTTCTCTTCGAGCCGTTCCCCACCAGCACCATACCGAGCCCAGATCCCCCCTTCGCCCTCTCAGAGCAGGCTCCCGCCCTGGAGAAGGGCTTTGAGGAGTGGGCCGTCAGCGGGGGCAGC GGGCTGAACGACAGTGAGCCCGAGGACTTCCTCAACGTGCTCATCGACCCCAACGAGGTGTACAGCCCGGGCAGCAACAGTGGCATCTCGGACGAGCCCAGCtcggccagcccccagcccagcgagGGGGCCCCCGCCGCCTTCTGTGACCAGAGCGCCCCCCTCCACAGCGACGTGGTCTCCATCCAGCTGG GTGACTGGTCGTCCCCTCTGCTGATCCCCGACGCCTGCATCGTGAATGAGCTGCCGTCTGCACCCCCGTCcgccctggccaggcctggcaccGTGCCCATGGTGGTGAGCGCTGGGGACATGCAGGCAGCTGTGGCCCTG cagctgcagttcccggATCTGTTCCTGACGGACGAGGAGAAGCGGCTGCTCTCGCAAGAGGGGGTGTCCCTGCCCCGTAACCTGCCCCTCACCAAG GCCGAGGAGCGGCTCCTGAAGAAGGTGCGGAGGAAGATCCGGAACAAGCAGTCGGCCCAGGACAGCCGGCGGCGGAAGAAGGAATACGTCGACGGGCTGGAGAACCG GGTGGCAGCATGTTCAGCCCAGaaccagcagctgcagaagaaggtgcagGAGCTGGAGAAACACAATTT GTCCCTGCTGGGCCAGCTGCGAAAGCTGCAAGCGCTGATCAAACCCACGTCCAGCAAGGCAGCACAGACCAGCACCTGCGTCCTG ATCCTGATCTTCTCCCTGGGACTCATCATCTTCCCCAGCTACAGCCCCCTGCGCAGGGGGGCGCGGGGCAGCCAGGACGGCTACCAGCCCACCGGAG tgaTCTCCAGGAACATCCTGAACCAGGGGGAGTTCTCAGAACTGGCCGAAGCCCCCGGCACCCAGGAGCCACTGACCCCAGAGCCTGAACCACCcgtgggggagcagctggggcctGAGGCCGCGGCGGAGGatggagtggaaggggcagacGGGAGCCAGAAGAAGGGCACAAACACGTCCGCTCAGACCCAGCTGGAGCAGCCGGTGGCTCCcatggggctgccccaggggaaCGGACCCGGAGCCAGCAGGGACGCAGCTAA CTGGAGGAGCTGCAGGATGTGCTGGAGAAACTGCAGAGCAAGAGGATTTCCACCTGGGAGAAGAAACATAACCAAGTCCCCAAG TGCTCCATCGGCCAGGCCTGTGCCGTGA
- the JTB gene encoding protein JTB: MEPRALGRCVLLALGALAWSLRLAGATASSEAKRSVSPLVATPCWQAEDFVVVLDCAPCTNFQAKTMPECSTTGFIEQINCAVSKKEEYRSCRSVVTEAHSFWKFEGAMICVAVVFALLVMCRQRVLDRKALEKVRKQIESI; encoded by the exons ATGGAGCCGCGCGCGCTGGGGCGCTGCGTCCTGCTCGCGCTCGGCGCCCTGGCCTGGAGCCTCAG GCTGGCAGGGGCGACGGCGTCGAGTGAGGCCAAGCGCTCAG TGAGCCCGCTGGTGGCCACGCCATGCTGGCAAGCAGAAGACTTTGTCGTTGTTCTGGATTGTGCCCCATGCACGAACTTCCAAGCA AAGACGATGCCCGAGTGCAGCACGACTGGCTTCATCGAGCAAATTAACTGCGCCGTgtccaagaaggaggagtacaGGAG ctgccGCTCCGTGGTGACGGAAGCACACAGCTTCTGGAAGTTCGAGGGGGCCATGATCTGTGTGGCTGTGGTCTTTGCCCTGTTGGTCATGTGCCGTCAGAGGGTGCTGGACAGGAAAGCCCTGGAGAAAGTTCGCAAGCAGATCGAGTCCATTTAA
- the CREB3L4 gene encoding cyclic AMP-responsive element-binding protein 3-like protein 4 isoform X4, whose translation MEEPGSPALQAVLFEPFPTSTIPSPDPPFALSEQAPALEKGFEEWAVSGGSGLNDSEPEDFLNVLIDPNEVYSPGSNSGISDEPSSASPQPSEGAPAAFCDQSAPLHSDVVSIQLGDWSSPLLIPDACIVNELPSAPPSALARPGTVPMVLQFPDLFLTDEEKRLLSQEGVSLPRNLPLTKAEERLLKKVRRKIRNKQSAQDSRRRKKEYVDGLENRVAACSAQNQQLQKKVQELEKHNLSLLGQLRKLQALIKPTSSKAAQTSTCVLILIFSLGLIIFPSYSPLRRGARGSQDGYQPTGVISRNILNQGEFSELAEAPGTQEPLTPEPEPPVGEQLGPEAAAEDGVEGADGSQKKGTNTSAQTQLEQPVAPMGLPQGNGPGASRDAANWRSCRMCWRNCRARGFPPGRRNITKSPSAPSARPVP comes from the exons aTGGAGGAGCCCGGCAGCCCCGCACTCCAGGCTGTTCTCTTCGAGCCGTTCCCCACCAGCACCATACCGAGCCCAGATCCCCCCTTCGCCCTCTCAGAGCAGGCTCCCGCCCTGGAGAAGGGCTTTGAGGAGTGGGCCGTCAGCGGGGGCAGC GGGCTGAACGACAGTGAGCCCGAGGACTTCCTCAACGTGCTCATCGACCCCAACGAGGTGTACAGCCCGGGCAGCAACAGTGGCATCTCGGACGAGCCCAGCtcggccagcccccagcccagcgagGGGGCCCCCGCCGCCTTCTGTGACCAGAGCGCCCCCCTCCACAGCGACGTGGTCTCCATCCAGCTGG GTGACTGGTCGTCCCCTCTGCTGATCCCCGACGCCTGCATCGTGAATGAGCTGCCGTCTGCACCCCCGTCcgccctggccaggcctggcaccGTGCCCATGGTG ctgcagttcccggATCTGTTCCTGACGGACGAGGAGAAGCGGCTGCTCTCGCAAGAGGGGGTGTCCCTGCCCCGTAACCTGCCCCTCACCAAG GCCGAGGAGCGGCTCCTGAAGAAGGTGCGGAGGAAGATCCGGAACAAGCAGTCGGCCCAGGACAGCCGGCGGCGGAAGAAGGAATACGTCGACGGGCTGGAGAACCG GGTGGCAGCATGTTCAGCCCAGaaccagcagctgcagaagaaggtgcagGAGCTGGAGAAACACAATTT GTCCCTGCTGGGCCAGCTGCGAAAGCTGCAAGCGCTGATCAAACCCACGTCCAGCAAGGCAGCACAGACCAGCACCTGCGTCCTG ATCCTGATCTTCTCCCTGGGACTCATCATCTTCCCCAGCTACAGCCCCCTGCGCAGGGGGGCGCGGGGCAGCCAGGACGGCTACCAGCCCACCGGAG tgaTCTCCAGGAACATCCTGAACCAGGGGGAGTTCTCAGAACTGGCCGAAGCCCCCGGCACCCAGGAGCCACTGACCCCAGAGCCTGAACCACCcgtgggggagcagctggggcctGAGGCCGCGGCGGAGGatggagtggaaggggcagacGGGAGCCAGAAGAAGGGCACAAACACGTCCGCTCAGACCCAGCTGGAGCAGCCGGTGGCTCCcatggggctgccccaggggaaCGGACCCGGAGCCAGCAGGGACGCAGCTAA CTGGAGGAGCTGCAGGATGTGCTGGAGAAACTGCAGAGCAAGAGGATTTCCACCTGGGAGAAGAAACATAACCAAGTCCCCAAG TGCTCCATCGGCCAGGCCTGTGCCGTGA
- the SLC39A1 gene encoding zinc transporter ZIP1 isoform X2, with protein MAEWPGPRADPEQMIWSPGSSMAALRSPTGLEVKLGSLVTLLLLTILCGLAPLCVFRPHGSGAGSLDTRRKVLSLVSCFAGGVFLATCLLDLVPDYLASINEALASLRVTLQFPLQEFILAMGFFLVLVMEQIVLAYKDQSGSLEETRALLGASAQDSTVQSQHWQEGPLRPAWGSAQERPHVHVDFNAHSAIRSFILVFSLSLHSVFEGLAVGLQQASAKVLEICLALLIHKCVIAFSLSLKLLQGRLRPRAVVGCLLLFALMSPLGIGLGVALTETSGALHQLSRSVLEGLATGTFIYITFMEILPHELGSSEQRILKVILLLAGFALVTSILFIKI; from the exons ATGGCTGAGTGGCCGGGGCCCAGGGCCGACCCCGAGCAGATGAtctggagccctggctccagcatgGCTGCACTCCGGTCCCCCACGGGCTTGGAGGTGAAGCTGGGCTCCCTGGTgacgctgctgctgctgaccaTCTTGTGCGGCCTAGCTCCACTCTGCGTCTTCCGGCCACACGGGAGCGGGGCCGGTTCGTTGG acaCGCGCAGAAAGGTCCTGAGCTTGGTGAGTTGCTTTGCGGGTGGTGTGTTCCTAGCGACCTGCCTCCTCGATCTGGTCCCCGACTACCTGGCGAGCATCAACGAAGCGCTGGCGTCCCTGAGAGTCACG CTCCAGTTCCCCCTGCAGGAGTTCATCCTGGCCATGGGCTTCTTCCTGGTGCTGGTGATGGAACAGATTGTGCTGGCCTACAAGGACCAGTCTGGCTCCCTAGAGGAGACGCGGGCTCTACTGGGGGCCTCGGCCCAGGACAGCACCGTGCAGTCCCAGCACTGGCAGGAGGGGCCCCTGCGCCCCGCCTGGGGCTCTGCCCAGGAGCGCCCCCACGTGCACGTTGACTTCAATGCGCACTCGGCCATCCGTTCCTTCATCCTGGTCTTCTCGCTCTCGCTGCACTCCGTCTTCGAGGGGCTGGCcgtggggctgcagcaggccagcgCCAAGGTGCTGGAGATCTGCCTGGCCCTGCTCATCCACAAGTGCGTCATCGCCTTCAGCCTCTCGCTCAAGCTGCTGCAGGGCCGGCTGCGCCCCCGGGCCGTGGTCGGCTGCCTGCTGCTCTTCGCCCTCATGTCCCCGCTGGGGATCGGCCTGGGGGTGGCCCTGACGGAGACCTCGGGCGCCCTGCACCAGCTCTCCCGCAGTGTGCTGGAGGGGCTGGCCACCGGCACCTTCATCTACATCACCTTCATGGAGATCCTGCCGCACGAGCTTGGCTCCTCCGAGCAGCGGATCCTCAAGGTCATCCTGCTCCTCGCCGGCTTCGCCCTGGTCACCAGCATCCTCTTCATCAAGATCTGA